From the genome of Gemmatimonadales bacterium, one region includes:
- a CDS encoding BadF/BadG/BcrA/BcrD ATPase family protein has translation MIILGADLGGTSMRVRVFDGDVSRGHAHGAGRPMRSGEGAPLAAALAELARPLLLQTRTVRADALVVGAAGAGREIERVELQSALEQQRLAWRVVVTTDAELARAAAFEGGPGVLLIAGTGSIAVARDERGGTRRVGGLGWRMGDQGSAYWLAAQALEGVGAMHDGLGRVTHLAEAMCAGARVAGMAALARWSATATPTEVAALGPAVLACADRGDPVAVSIRNQAVEALVSLAVSAGAAKLPVALSGGLIAPDGPLHEAVASTLETRHGAVVMRRAIDPCRGAVVFARIPQGA, from the coding sequence ATGATCATTCTCGGTGCCGATCTGGGCGGGACGTCGATGCGGGTGCGCGTCTTCGACGGCGACGTGTCGCGCGGCCACGCCCATGGTGCCGGCCGCCCGATGCGAAGCGGCGAGGGTGCGCCACTCGCCGCCGCGCTCGCAGAGCTCGCCCGTCCGCTTTTGCTCCAGACTCGCACGGTCAGAGCGGACGCGCTGGTGGTCGGGGCCGCCGGCGCAGGACGCGAGATCGAGCGCGTCGAGCTGCAATCGGCGCTGGAGCAGCAGCGGCTGGCGTGGCGCGTGGTGGTTACCACCGACGCGGAACTTGCCCGGGCCGCTGCGTTCGAGGGAGGCCCAGGCGTCTTGCTGATCGCGGGGACCGGAAGCATCGCGGTCGCACGCGACGAGCGGGGTGGAACGCGGCGGGTCGGCGGCCTGGGGTGGCGGATGGGAGATCAGGGATCGGCGTACTGGCTCGCAGCGCAGGCGCTTGAAGGCGTCGGCGCGATGCATGACGGCCTTGGCCGCGTGACGCACCTCGCCGAAGCGATGTGCGCCGGCGCCCGGGTGGCCGGGATGGCGGCGCTGGCACGGTGGTCGGCCACGGCGACGCCGACCGAGGTCGCTGCACTCGGGCCGGCGGTCCTCGCGTGCGCCGATCGCGGCGACCCCGTGGCGGTCAGCATCCGGAATCAGGCGGTCGAAGCGCTCGTCTCCCTCGCCGTGTCGGCCGGCGCCGCGAAGCTTCCCGTGGCGCTCTCGGGGGGGCTGATTGCGCCGGACGGACCGCTGCACGAGGCGGTGGCGAGCACGCTGGAAACACGCCACGGCGCGGTGGTCATGAGGCGTGCGATCGATCCGTGTCGCGGAGCGGTCGTTTTCGCCAGGATCCCTCAGGGGGCGTAA
- a CDS encoding TolC family protein, with protein sequence MVTRTAAIGRAVAQNPRVAAAIADTVAAVARLGTARALPDPTLSASYTKDIPRYHVAAEMPVDQLWNRGPRVAAAAADLQSTRYKLRYEVASVTLDVDSSYTHALAAMAHSRLSARDASDADSLRKMAAERRDAGDASDLDVELAALAAGQAANTAASDSLEVTASLLELQGLLGSAAETVSIALADSLQPTDTAGVAAMGTGAPPLLVASGASEVEAAAANIRLQHHLVLGSPALTAGFDTGDPTGDEPGILPTFGVSIPLPIFNRNRGPIAEANAARDRAVADLATARLESTLGIRRAQATFLAAIQRIGRDRITLQSAARVVSMSLTAYREGATPVANVLEAQRTAREVEGKYIDDVAAAAIAAATLRLLTLTPSTATP encoded by the coding sequence ATGGTGACTCGCACGGCCGCGATCGGTCGCGCGGTTGCGCAGAATCCGCGCGTCGCCGCGGCGATCGCTGATACCGTTGCGGCGGTTGCGCGTCTCGGCACCGCGCGCGCACTCCCCGATCCGACACTGTCGGCGAGCTACACCAAGGACATTCCGCGCTATCATGTCGCCGCCGAGATGCCGGTGGACCAGCTGTGGAATCGCGGTCCGCGCGTCGCGGCCGCGGCGGCCGATCTGCAATCGACCCGATACAAGTTGCGATACGAGGTGGCGTCGGTCACGCTCGACGTCGACTCGTCGTACACTCACGCCCTCGCGGCGATGGCGCATTCTCGGTTGTCGGCACGCGACGCCTCCGACGCCGATTCACTGCGCAAGATGGCCGCGGAACGCCGCGACGCCGGCGATGCCAGTGATCTCGACGTCGAACTGGCGGCGCTTGCCGCGGGGCAGGCGGCCAATACCGCGGCCTCCGATTCACTGGAAGTGACGGCGTCGCTTCTCGAACTGCAGGGTCTCCTCGGCAGCGCCGCCGAGACCGTATCGATTGCGCTGGCCGACTCGCTCCAGCCAACGGATACGGCCGGGGTAGCCGCCATGGGAACGGGCGCGCCGCCGTTGCTGGTGGCGAGCGGCGCGTCGGAGGTCGAGGCCGCAGCGGCGAATATCCGCCTGCAGCATCATCTCGTGCTTGGCAGTCCGGCGCTGACCGCGGGGTTTGATACCGGCGATCCGACCGGCGATGAACCCGGTATCCTCCCCACCTTTGGTGTGTCGATTCCGCTGCCGATCTTCAATCGCAATCGGGGACCGATTGCCGAAGCGAATGCCGCGCGCGATCGCGCCGTCGCGGATCTCGCCACTGCCCGTCTCGAGAGCACCCTCGGCATTCGGCGGGCGCAAGCCACCTTTCTCGCGGCAATCCAGCGAATCGGCCGCGACAGGATCACGCTGCAGAGTGCCGCCCGCGTGGTGTCGATGTCGCTCACGGCGTACCGTGAGGGCGCGACGCCAGTCGCCAATGTGCTCGAAGCGCAACGGACCGCTCGCGAAGTGGAAGGCAAGTACATCGACGACGTTGCCGCTGCGGCGATCGCTGCGGCGACCCTCAGATTGCTGACGCTCACCCCATCCACGGCTACGCCATGA
- a CDS encoding amino acid permease yields the protein MTLFQRKPIAAESDRGLIRTLGSGDLIMLAIGAVIGAGIFGSIGSAAAGQVDAAGHVIRVGAGPALVLSFLLLGAACALAGLCYAELAAMIPQAGSAYAYSYATLGEIVAWIIGWDLILEYAVGNVAVAISWGDYFKSLTGDWLHLPAWLTTGYRTALLSSDPAVHGLLQSAPHIAGLAILINIPAFAIVMLITWLLLMGVRESARANNIMVGIKLLVLALFIVMGMQHINPANYHPFAPNGFRGIHQGAAIVFFAYIGFDAISTAAEETRNPQRNLPIGIMGGLAICTVIYIIIGRVLTGMVPSSQLATTADPLSYALAATGLTSISKIVALGAIFSMSAVLLVFQYGQPRIFFSMARDGLLPKWAAKIHPKHRVPHVTTLVTGLFVAGWALIGDAGETYDLTNIGTLFAFVLVCLGVIALRHLEPERPRPFRVPFVHGVGILGAVLCIITMFGLPHLAWVRFGWWLAIGLLLYIAYGYRHSVLRTGKQVITDTLD from the coding sequence ATGACCCTCTTTCAGCGAAAGCCGATCGCCGCCGAAAGCGACCGGGGTTTGATCCGAACACTTGGTTCGGGCGACCTGATCATGCTCGCCATCGGCGCGGTGATCGGCGCCGGCATCTTCGGGTCGATCGGTTCCGCCGCCGCAGGCCAGGTTGACGCCGCCGGTCACGTGATTCGGGTGGGCGCCGGACCGGCGCTGGTCCTTTCCTTCCTCCTGCTCGGTGCGGCGTGCGCACTCGCCGGACTCTGCTACGCCGAACTTGCCGCGATGATTCCGCAGGCGGGGAGCGCGTATGCCTATTCGTATGCGACGCTCGGCGAAATCGTCGCGTGGATCATCGGGTGGGACCTGATCCTCGAATACGCCGTCGGCAACGTCGCGGTCGCCATCTCATGGGGCGACTACTTCAAGTCGCTGACCGGAGACTGGCTGCACCTGCCGGCGTGGCTCACGACCGGTTATCGAACGGCGCTGCTTTCGTCAGATCCCGCGGTGCACGGGCTGCTGCAGTCGGCGCCGCACATCGCCGGACTCGCGATCCTGATCAACATCCCGGCCTTCGCGATCGTGATGCTGATCACCTGGCTGCTGCTGATGGGGGTGCGGGAGAGCGCCCGCGCCAACAACATCATGGTCGGCATCAAGCTGCTCGTGCTGGCCCTCTTCATCGTGATGGGGATGCAGCACATCAACCCGGCCAACTACCACCCGTTTGCTCCCAACGGCTTCCGCGGCATCCATCAGGGCGCGGCGATCGTCTTCTTTGCCTACATCGGTTTCGATGCGATCTCGACCGCCGCCGAAGAGACCAGGAATCCGCAACGCAACCTGCCGATCGGGATCATGGGCGGACTGGCGATCTGCACCGTGATCTACATCATCATCGGCAGGGTCCTCACCGGGATGGTCCCGTCGAGCCAGCTCGCCACCACCGCCGACCCGCTGTCGTACGCGCTCGCGGCGACCGGCCTCACCAGCATCTCCAAGATCGTCGCTCTCGGCGCGATCTTCTCGATGTCGGCTGTGCTGCTCGTCTTCCAGTACGGCCAGCCGCGCATCTTCTTCTCGATGGCGCGCGACGGCCTCCTGCCGAAGTGGGCGGCGAAGATTCATCCGAAGCACCGCGTTCCGCACGTGACGACGCTGGTGACCGGACTGTTCGTTGCCGGGTGGGCGCTGATCGGTGACGCCGGCGAAACGTACGATCTCACCAACATCGGAACGCTCTTCGCGTTCGTACTGGTCTGTCTCGGTGTTATCGCGCTCCGCCACCTCGAGCCCGAGCGGCCCCGCCCGTTCCGCGTGCCGTTCGTGCATGGGGTCGGGATCCTCGGCGCGGTGCTCTGCATCATCACGATGTTCGGGCTTCCGCACCTGGCGTGGGTCCGGTTCGGCTGGTGGCTCGCCATCGGATTGCTGCTGTACATTGCCTACGGGTACCGGCATTCCGTGCTGCGCACCGGTAAACAGGTCATCACCGACACGCTCGACTGA
- a CDS encoding efflux RND transporter permease subunit, translated as MTEERSLFAALASQRRFVYLVVTLLSLGGIWAGLRLPSAIYPELQFSRVTIVTQGGALGARQTMFSVTRPIEEAVSVVPGVTRVQSRSIRGGSETNVTFAANVDMTVALQQVQARVNQVKTDLPPDLDVQIERLMPSLFPILSYNLEGGDPATLYDIGQYQIRPLFSRVPGVARVEVMSSLQREIEVIADPVLLAAHQLTYDSLAEIIKQSTTPYAVGRMTADYRQYLIVTATEAQSADDIGAIVVAPNLRVRDIATVVPSTEDRTRVIAGDGKPAASITVSRQIGGNSLTIADSIASISRTLKLPPGVHLKPLYDQALLVREAVRSVRDAMLIGAALAVIILLLFLQHGRITAISASSIPLTLTITVLVMSLVGQSFNLMTLGAMAIAIGLVIDDAVVITENIVRHMQLESNASRAEAIHHAVQELIWPVTTSTITTVVVFLPLGLLTGVEGQFFHALSITLTIAVLVSLFLALTLIPLLASQFLVEGHAAEQKPGITARLFGWLSRGVDSLAEWYGRRLNSALRHPWIAIVGAIVLVAGGVLAYRFVGTGFLPEMDEGAFVLDYFTPGGTSLDETDRIVHIAEKILASTPEVEGTSRRTGAELGLFATEVNSGDIIVRLKPQGERDRSADDVIDEVRPKINAAAPKLHIEFVQILSDVVNDLAGNPSPVEIKLFGADLDALESYGRKLQPQLEKVDGVEDLFNGVSEPGAEMSMSIDEAKASQAGLTVGDLSTQVSSALLGAEAGDVRLQDRSIGVRVRAPDSVRYDPLLLAALPIVAGGNRAPLGAFATFKSGETRAELRRENQQQLIDITADISGRSLGGIMRDVKTVLRNNPAPSGIRVEVAGQYASQQRAFRALLAVLALASLSVVAIMVLQFRSFIEPLVILLAAPLSFVGALILLLITGTPLNVASFMGLILLVGLIVKNGIILLDFTHRRLREGASLPEALEEAGKIRLRPILMTTLCTLFGLLPLALALGAGSQLQQPLALAVIGGLALSTPITLFIVPTLLVAIRGKDYRETPEHPATSV; from the coding sequence GTGACCGAGGAGCGATCGCTCTTTGCGGCGCTGGCCTCCCAGCGCCGCTTCGTCTACCTCGTCGTCACCCTCCTCTCCCTCGGCGGGATCTGGGCCGGCTTGCGCCTCCCCTCGGCGATCTATCCGGAGCTGCAGTTTTCCCGCGTCACGATCGTCACGCAGGGCGGTGCGCTCGGCGCCCGTCAGACGATGTTCAGTGTGACGCGACCGATCGAAGAGGCGGTCTCCGTCGTCCCCGGCGTGACACGCGTCCAGTCGCGGTCGATCCGCGGCGGAAGCGAAACCAACGTCACGTTCGCGGCCAATGTCGACATGACCGTCGCGCTGCAGCAGGTGCAGGCACGGGTGAATCAGGTCAAGACCGATCTCCCCCCCGATCTCGACGTCCAGATCGAGCGGCTGATGCCATCGCTCTTCCCGATCCTGTCGTACAATCTCGAAGGTGGCGATCCCGCCACGCTCTACGACATCGGCCAGTACCAGATCCGGCCGCTTTTCTCGAGAGTGCCGGGCGTGGCACGCGTCGAGGTGATGAGCTCGCTGCAACGAGAGATCGAGGTGATCGCCGATCCGGTCCTGCTGGCGGCACATCAACTCACCTACGACTCCCTCGCCGAGATCATCAAGCAGTCGACGACGCCGTACGCAGTGGGCCGCATGACGGCGGACTACCGCCAGTATCTCATCGTCACGGCCACCGAGGCGCAATCGGCGGACGACATCGGCGCCATTGTCGTGGCGCCGAACCTCCGCGTTCGCGACATCGCCACCGTGGTCCCGTCGACCGAAGATCGGACCCGGGTCATCGCCGGCGACGGGAAACCTGCCGCGTCGATCACGGTGAGCCGGCAGATCGGCGGGAACTCCCTGACAATCGCCGACAGTATCGCATCAATCTCCAGGACACTCAAGCTGCCGCCGGGAGTGCATCTCAAGCCGCTCTACGATCAGGCACTCCTGGTGCGAGAGGCGGTGCGGTCGGTTCGCGACGCCATGCTGATCGGTGCGGCACTCGCCGTCATCATCCTGCTCCTCTTCCTGCAGCACGGGCGGATCACCGCGATCAGCGCCTCGTCGATTCCGTTGACGCTCACGATCACGGTGCTGGTGATGAGCCTCGTCGGTCAGAGCTTCAACCTGATGACCCTCGGTGCCATGGCGATCGCCATCGGCCTCGTCATCGACGACGCCGTCGTGATCACCGAGAACATCGTGCGGCATATGCAGCTCGAATCGAACGCCAGTCGCGCCGAGGCGATCCACCACGCGGTGCAGGAGCTGATCTGGCCGGTGACCACGTCGACCATCACCACGGTCGTCGTCTTCCTGCCCCTCGGCCTGCTCACCGGAGTCGAAGGGCAGTTTTTCCACGCCCTGTCGATTACGCTGACGATCGCCGTACTCGTCTCGCTCTTCCTCGCGTTGACGCTGATACCGCTGCTCGCCTCACAATTTCTCGTCGAGGGCCACGCCGCGGAGCAGAAGCCCGGGATCACGGCGCGACTCTTCGGATGGCTGAGCCGCGGCGTCGATTCGCTGGCGGAGTGGTACGGGCGGCGCCTCAACAGCGCGCTTCGCCATCCCTGGATCGCCATCGTCGGCGCCATCGTCCTCGTTGCCGGTGGCGTCCTTGCCTACCGATTTGTCGGGACGGGATTCCTCCCCGAAATGGACGAAGGCGCCTTCGTCCTCGACTATTTCACTCCGGGTGGCACGTCGCTCGACGAGACTGACCGGATCGTGCACATCGCGGAGAAGATCCTCGCGTCGACACCGGAGGTCGAGGGGACGTCGCGGCGCACCGGTGCCGAGCTTGGCCTCTTTGCCACCGAAGTGAACAGCGGCGATATCATCGTTCGCCTCAAGCCGCAGGGTGAGCGCGATCGCTCCGCCGACGACGTGATTGATGAGGTCCGCCCCAAGATCAATGCTGCGGCGCCAAAGCTCCACATCGAGTTCGTGCAGATCCTCTCCGACGTGGTGAACGACCTCGCCGGCAATCCGTCGCCCGTGGAGATCAAACTCTTCGGTGCCGACCTCGATGCCCTCGAGAGCTACGGGCGCAAGCTCCAACCGCAACTCGAGAAGGTCGACGGCGTCGAGGATCTCTTCAACGGCGTGAGCGAGCCAGGTGCGGAGATGTCGATGTCGATCGACGAGGCGAAGGCGAGCCAGGCCGGTTTGACGGTGGGTGATCTCAGCACCCAGGTGAGCAGCGCGCTGCTCGGCGCCGAGGCCGGCGATGTCCGCCTCCAGGACCGCTCGATCGGGGTGCGCGTGCGCGCACCGGATTCAGTGCGCTACGACCCGCTTCTTCTCGCTGCGCTCCCGATCGTGGCGGGTGGAAACCGCGCTCCGCTCGGCGCCTTCGCAACCTTCAAGAGCGGCGAGACCCGCGCCGAACTGCGCCGCGAGAATCAGCAACAGCTGATCGATATCACCGCCGACATCAGTGGTCGCTCGCTCGGCGGCATCATGCGCGATGTGAAGACGGTCCTTCGCAACAATCCGGCGCCCTCGGGAATCCGGGTGGAGGTCGCCGGGCAGTACGCCAGTCAGCAACGGGCGTTCCGCGCGCTTCTCGCAGTCCTCGCGCTCGCGTCGCTCAGCGTTGTGGCGATCATGGTCCTGCAATTCCGGTCGTTCATCGAACCGCTGGTGATCCTCCTCGCCGCACCGCTCTCGTTCGTCGGCGCGCTGATCCTCCTGCTGATCACGGGCACGCCGCTTAACGTCGCGAGCTTCATGGGATTGATCCTGCTGGTGGGGCTGATCGTGAAGAACGGCATCATCCTGCTCGACTTCACGCATCGACGGCTGCGGGAAGGCGCGTCGTTGCCGGAGGCGCTCGAAGAGGCAGGGAAGATCCGCCTGAGGCCGATCCTGATGACGACGCTCTGCACGCTCTTCGGGCTGCTGCCGCTGGCGCTCGCCCTCGGCGCCGGGTCACAGTTGCAGCAGCCGCTTGCGCTGGCCGTGATCGGCGGGCTCGCACTCTCCACGCCGATCACTCTGTTCATCGTTCCCACACTCCTCGTCGCGATTCGCGGCAAGGATTACCGCGAGACGCCCGAACACCCAGCAACTAGTGTTTGA
- a CDS encoding response regulator transcription factor has translation MRVLLVEDDPELSAAIAAGLREHDAPVRCAATYDDGARLAREGEFDVIILDVMLPGGSGFELCRELRAEGIATPILMLTARDAVDDRVEGLDVGADDYLTKPYAFPELLARVRALARRRRDLEPETVEIADLVVDLRTRRVARAGHSIELTAKEFALLACFVEHRDRVIDRAAITTYVWDENHDPFTNVLEVLVKRLRRKIDDGFEPKLIHTFRGAGYRLGV, from the coding sequence ATGCGAGTCCTGCTGGTCGAAGACGATCCTGAACTCTCTGCCGCAATCGCCGCAGGGCTGCGGGAGCACGATGCCCCTGTCCGATGTGCGGCGACGTACGATGACGGAGCGCGGCTGGCGCGCGAGGGAGAATTCGACGTCATCATCCTCGACGTCATGCTCCCCGGCGGTTCCGGATTCGAGCTCTGTCGTGAACTGCGGGCCGAAGGAATCGCGACGCCGATTCTGATGCTCACCGCGCGCGACGCCGTCGACGACCGGGTGGAGGGCCTCGACGTCGGCGCCGACGACTATCTCACCAAGCCGTACGCCTTCCCCGAGTTGCTCGCTCGTGTGCGTGCGCTGGCCCGCCGCCGGCGCGACCTCGAACCCGAGACGGTCGAGATCGCCGATCTCGTCGTCGACCTCCGGACCCGTCGCGTGGCCCGCGCGGGGCACTCGATCGAACTGACGGCGAAGGAATTCGCCCTGCTCGCCTGTTTCGTGGAGCATCGCGACCGGGTGATCGATCGTGCCGCCATCACGACGTATGTCTGGGACGAGAACCACGATCCGTTCACCAACGTGCTCGAAGTCCTCGTCAAGCGTCTCCGCCGCAAGATCGACGACGGCTTCGAGCCGAAGCTGATTCATACTTTCCGCGGCGCGGGTTACCGCCTCGGAGTCTAG
- a CDS encoding efflux RND transporter periplasmic adaptor subunit, which yields MISFRRSRRALLLAVAAALAACGRHSADESDDSTAAVVGATIAPVTQGPFAETVGALGQVAPRSGHVATLSAPAPTRVNAVSVSIGQHVKAGDELIVFDQSAFRAATQSADAATAAARKTYDRTRRLVDEGISARKDLDQASAELAKAQSDSVVAHRIEQLSILRAPITGVVTRLDAAIGQAVDVGQPLVEIADPSAVDVILTVTQSDAARMHAGDSTALTSGASRSGSRVATGIVADVAGAVDSVTHGVTVRVAVGKSTRELRIGESLSAVVTVAIHQKALTVPIAALVPEGDGFQVFVVDSASVAHAQAVTVGGKTGTSAEITTGLSAGQRVVANGAFGVEDGAKIAPAKP from the coding sequence ATGATCTCCTTTCGTCGATCGCGCCGCGCGCTTCTGCTGGCCGTGGCCGCCGCGCTCGCCGCCTGCGGGCGCCATTCCGCGGATGAGTCCGACGACTCGACGGCGGCGGTGGTGGGCGCCACGATTGCACCGGTCACCCAGGGCCCGTTTGCGGAAACCGTTGGCGCCCTCGGCCAGGTGGCGCCGCGATCGGGTCACGTTGCCACGCTGAGCGCCCCTGCGCCCACGCGCGTCAACGCCGTGAGTGTGTCGATCGGCCAGCACGTCAAGGCTGGCGACGAGTTGATCGTCTTTGACCAATCGGCGTTCCGGGCCGCCACCCAGAGTGCCGACGCCGCGACCGCGGCGGCGCGAAAGACCTACGACCGCACCCGGCGACTCGTCGACGAAGGAATCAGTGCGCGCAAGGATCTCGATCAGGCGAGTGCCGAGCTTGCCAAGGCGCAGTCCGACAGCGTCGTTGCCCACCGGATCGAGCAACTCTCCATCCTCCGCGCGCCGATCACCGGCGTCGTGACCCGGCTCGACGCGGCGATCGGTCAGGCCGTCGATGTCGGGCAGCCGCTCGTCGAGATCGCCGATCCATCTGCCGTCGACGTCATCCTCACCGTGACCCAGTCCGACGCAGCACGGATGCACGCCGGCGACTCGACCGCGCTGACCTCGGGGGCGTCCCGAAGCGGATCGCGGGTCGCGACCGGCATCGTCGCCGATGTGGCCGGAGCAGTCGATTCGGTGACCCACGGCGTCACGGTGCGTGTCGCGGTGGGAAAGTCGACGCGTGAGCTGCGGATCGGTGAGTCGCTTTCGGCAGTCGTGACCGTGGCCATCCACCAGAAGGCCCTCACCGTTCCGATTGCAGCACTTGTCCCGGAGGGAGACGGATTCCAGGTCTTCGTGGTCGATTCTGCCTCGGTCGCTCATGCGCAGGCGGTCACTGTTGGCGGCAAGACCGGTACTTCCGCCGAGATCACCACGGGGCTCTCTGCCGGGCAGCGTGTCGTTGCCAACGGTGCCTTCGGCGTCGAGGACGGGGCGAAGATCGCTCCGGCCAAGCCGTGA
- a CDS encoding ATP-binding protein, protein MPTASLGQLRLRLTLWYLSTLCGILLLLGLGLFLTIRHQISDQREASLRQAVALVERAARTRERESGAQGPVTDAVQELRIPGRTLYLLDTAGVPIVPQNAPDWVRETAQRAAVRGAADIIRHVQNEGMRDLYAERFTLPGGGSMVAAAAGDLVELEERYASLIAAFGGAAVVALLLVLFGGWLLVRKSTDPIEQAMQQMRQFMADAAHELRTPIAVLRTRADVALQRDRDPAAYVTALHGIEAESRRMSRIVDDLLTLARADSGERTIAHDRVFLDDVVADAASAAEAIATARGITVTLAEFDEAPVSGDAELLRQLIMIFLDNAIKFTPPGGRIEVRVGRQEDHAVVTVADTGPGIAADQVPHIFERFYRADPARPRDASPAAGGAGLGLAIAKWIAEAHRGTIDVDSQIGHGTAISLHLPVMEPASSVSS, encoded by the coding sequence ATGCCAACTGCGTCGCTGGGCCAGCTCCGCCTGCGGCTCACCCTCTGGTATCTCTCCACCCTTTGCGGCATCCTCCTCCTGCTCGGTCTCGGCCTCTTCCTCACCATCCGGCATCAGATCAGCGATCAACGCGAGGCGTCACTGCGTCAGGCGGTGGCGCTGGTGGAGCGAGCCGCCCGGACGCGCGAACGAGAATCGGGGGCGCAGGGACCGGTCACGGACGCGGTGCAGGAACTCCGGATCCCGGGGCGGACGCTCTACCTGCTCGACACCGCCGGCGTTCCGATCGTGCCGCAGAACGCGCCGGATTGGGTTCGCGAAACGGCACAGCGGGCCGCGGTGCGCGGCGCCGCCGACATCATCCGTCACGTCCAGAACGAGGGGATGCGTGATCTCTACGCCGAACGCTTCACGCTCCCCGGCGGAGGCTCGATGGTCGCCGCCGCGGCGGGTGACCTCGTGGAGCTCGAGGAGCGATACGCGTCGCTCATCGCGGCGTTCGGTGGCGCGGCCGTGGTGGCGCTCCTCCTCGTGCTGTTCGGAGGATGGCTGCTGGTGCGCAAGTCGACCGACCCGATCGAGCAGGCGATGCAGCAGATGCGTCAGTTCATGGCCGACGCGGCCCACGAACTGCGCACGCCGATCGCCGTGCTGCGGACCCGTGCCGATGTCGCCCTGCAGCGTGACCGCGATCCCGCGGCGTACGTGACGGCGCTGCACGGCATCGAGGCGGAGAGCCGCCGCATGAGCCGCATCGTGGACGACCTCCTGACCCTGGCGCGCGCCGATTCCGGTGAACGCACGATCGCGCATGACCGCGTCTTTCTCGACGACGTCGTGGCCGACGCCGCGAGTGCGGCGGAGGCGATCGCTACCGCCCGCGGCATCACGGTCACGCTCGCGGAATTCGACGAGGCGCCGGTCAGCGGCGACGCCGAACTCCTGCGACAGTTGATCATGATCTTCCTCGACAATGCCATCAAGTTCACTCCCCCCGGCGGGCGGATCGAAGTGCGCGTGGGCCGCCAGGAAGACCACGCCGTCGTCACCGTTGCCGACACCGGTCCGGGTATCGCGGCCGACCAGGTACCGCACATCTTCGAACGGTTCTACCGTGCCGATCCGGCGCGTCCGCGCGATGCCTCCCCGGCGGCGGGCGGCGCCGGACTCGGGCTCGCCATCGCCAAATGGATCGCGGAGGCGCATCGCGGCACCATCGACGTGGACTCACAGATCGGTCACGGAACCGCAATCAGTCTCCATCTCCCCGTGATGGAGCCGGCCTCGTCGGTGTCATCGTGA